The proteins below come from a single Takifugu flavidus isolate HTHZ2018 chromosome 6, ASM371156v2, whole genome shotgun sequence genomic window:
- the LOC130527160 gene encoding adhesion G protein-coupled receptor L1-like isoform X2, whose translation MAVPLWFLGVCALTLSYIAPSSQAMSRAAMPFGLLRRELACEGYPIELRCPGSDVVMVETANYGRTDDKICDADPFQMENTQCYLPDALKIMAQRCNNRTQCVVVAGVDVFPDPCPGTYKYLEIQYECVPYKVDQKVFVCPGSLVKIQPASSLLEAEHQSGAWCKDPLQAGDRLYVMPWTPYRTEMLYEYASWDDYRQNRATTTYKLPSRVDGTGFVVYDGAVFYNKERTRNLVKYDLRTRIKSGEAVVVNANYHDTSPYRWGGKSDIDLAVDENGLWVIYSTEANNGRIVVSQVNPYTLRFEGTWATGFDKRGASNAFMACGVLYAVRSVFQDDEGQAEGQAGSDKVVYAYDTSRGQELPVQIPFPNPYQYISSIDYNPRDNQLYVWNNYYVLRYPLQFTLPPPTKGPLSSLMTTVRSYTATVALSPARPSASHPIGVINRGPFDQRPITAMVPLTPRPPLRVPLAPGGSGQVGGCEGRVARGVQWPPTLMGETVERPCPKGSLGIASYQCMQSPVGWSSRGPDLSNCTSPWVSQIAQKIKSGENAANIAGELVNLTRGLIYAGDVSMSVRLVEQLLDVLDSQLQALRPANRESAARNYNKLQKRERTCKAYVQAVVQTVDNLLGPEALVSWADMNGVDQSRSASLLLDAVEKGAFLLANNLYEGRFSDRAPNVDLEVYVLNTEADIQDLTFPHSYDSDSILQISALALQQYSSNGQVKLVLTLYKNLGSFLTTQNSTLRLSLGLGQVSETRRRTLVVNSHVISASVHRGASRVYLSEPVIFTLRHLQLENHFGPNCSFWNSSGVSGNGRWSTQGCRLLHTNNTHTTCACNHLSSYAVLMTYEQPAFGAGVEELLVFVVSWVGISVALVCLVTCLTTLCCQGALWHTDHSTIHCNLWANLVITELLFIVGANRTQYTVVCSITAGLLHFSLLSVFCWLCLEGVELCLLQREVFEGHNSRRKYFYLCGYSIPGLVVAVSAAIDFRGYGSKTACWLRSDNYFIWSFLGPVGAIITLNLVILVMTLHRMHSTAELKPDSGRHDNLRAWAVGSLTLLFLQSVTWSSGLMFLSAPSLLLAYLFSSLNTAQALLITILHCSLARKGQKDYSRCLRLSQCCITSSSSSPDSVKGAALRSNSRYTSSQSRRATANRQSRIRRMWNDTVRRQTESSFIAADVNNTPTLNRAPLGNHFLTNPVLQTHAGASPYDTMLAQGYNQPFSATVGTFRNKPKGCVSQSQDSRGVDSVCLNGGYTPNTFTLHGLGTTPGSRAGVVGSADLLREGAVGMGSDEISPALLTPHGAAELGGGAGMRRNLSDAAALEKMIISELVQSNLRPSVAMPVPPERYGSLARPHHRSALTHATTLTPHAPEGWSATITPSTRRNGQEGWSHAKQHTQDAETHPTMRGQDSWSHSRVSGDCESHEPLKDTERALQGTLGRRGPQDRQQTRPPDLQARPYATLSRTPGTLSRHRNTGDSGMADRDRERERDRYRDRPLPPPPPPPPQESEPLYNALEEPLLMKQREAGLDAWRGNQDREMDETFLLKRDGMMDDWRGVNERGRDEPFTSQMRDGEMDEWRGGMERGREEPHLLEKRGAKMEVWQGGADTQQGETFITQKKDFGMDGWRGGMEREKDESFFIKERDRWRSGNEWDNEKQKERAVDVWRGGMDVDKEEPFLFETKDRGLDSRKRGSLRYHAEREDSDGFALPLTPDLDLDPDSSPIYARESNPSPLYPGERSSPPLSIFPRSSPPANIFSSREANSPPNNLYSQHSPQVYSRSSSPPRFYTRTSPPTLSYPDSSPEGPEEVSPTGQPQRPTLELPYSLGRPPLGPRPNHLQTFYQPPPLASNGDAVYTSEPTSSEGDDGQMQRVTSL comes from the exons ATGGCCGTGCCACTGTGGTTCCTGGGGGTGTGCGCTCTTACTCTGTCTTACATTGCCCCCTCCAGCCAAG CAATGTCGCGTGCCGCCATGCCTTTCGGGCTTCTCCGCAGGGAACTGGCATGTGAAGGTTACCCCATAGAGCTCCGTTGCCCAGGAAGTGATGTGGTCATGGTGGAGACCGCCAACTATGGACGCACTGACGACAAAATCTGTGATGCAGACCCCTTCCAAATGGAGAACACTCAGTGTTACCTCCCCGACGCACTTAAGATTATGGCCCAGAG GTGTAACAACAGGACTCAGTGTGTGGTCGTTGCGGGGGTTGATGTCTTCCCAGACCCCTGTCCTGGCACATACAAGTACCTTGAGATCCAGTATGAGTGCGTCCCTTACA AAGTGGACCAAAAAG TTTTCGTGTGCCCCGGCTCTCTGGTCAAGATCCAGCcggcctcctctctcctggagGCAGAGCACCAGTCGGGGGCGTGGTGCAAGGACCCGCTGCAGGCTGGCGATCGGCTGTATGTCATGCCGTGGACTCCGTATCGCACAGAGATGCTGTACGAGTACGCCTCCTGGGATGATTACCGCCAAAACAGAGCCACCACAACCTATAA GTTGCCCAGTCGGGTGGACGGGACGGGCTTTGTGGTGTACGATGGCGCTGTCTTTTATAACAAGGAGCGAACGCGCAACCTGGTTAAATATGACCTGCGGACCCGCATCAAGAGTGGCGAAGCAGTGGTGGTCAATGCCAACTATCACGATACCTCTCCGTACCGCTGGGGAGGGAAGTCAGACATCGATTTGGCGGTGGATGAGAACGGCCTCTGGGTGATTTACTCTACTGAAGCCAATAACGGACGCATCGTGGTCAGCCAG GTGAATCCTTACACCTTGCGTTTCGAGGGTACGTGGGCCACCGGCTTCGACAAGCGAGGGGCCAGCAACGCCTTCATGGCCTGCGGCGTTCTATACGCTGTGCGCTCCGTCTTCCAGGACGATGAGGGGCAGGCGGAGGGGCAAGCAGGTAGCGACAAGGTGGTCTATGCCTATGACACCAGCCGAGGACAAGAGCTGCCTGTTCAGATACCCTTCCCCAACCCGTATCAGTACATCTCGTCCATCGACTACAACCccagagacaaccagctttaCGTCTGGAATAATTACTATGTGCTGAGATACCCGCTGCAGTTTACACTGCCACCTCCTACAAAGG gtcccctctcctctctgatgaCAACAGTCCGTTCTTATACAGCCACCGTTGCTTTGAGCCCAGCTAGGCCGTCGGCCTCGCATCCCATCGGCGTCATCAACCGAGGACCCTTTGATCAACGGCCCATAACAGCGATGGTTCCACTAACGCCGCGACCACCGTTACGCGTCCCTTTGGCTCCAGGCGGTTCGGGTCAGGTGGGCGGTTGTGAGGGTCGGGTGGCACGAGGGGTGCAGTGGCCACCGACCCTGATGGGAGAGACAGTGGAGAGGCCCTGCCCCAAAGGCTCCCTGG GTATCGCCTCCTATCAGTGCATGCAGTCTCCAGTGGGCTGGAGCTCCAGAGGACCTGACCTTTCAAACTGTACATCTCCCTGGGTCAGCCAAATTGCCCAGAAG ATTAAGAGTGGAGAGAACGCAGCCAACATCGCTGGTGAGCTGGTCAACCTAACGCGTGGGCTGATCTACGCCGGAGATGTCAGCATGTCTGTCAGGCTAGTTGAGCAGCTCCTGGATGTCCTGGATTCCCAGCTCCAGGCCTTGAGACCAGCCAATAGAGAGTCAGCAGCACGCAATTACAACAAG ctGCAGAAGAGGGAACGCACGTGTAAAGCTTATGTTCAG GCGGTTGTTCAGACTGTTGACAACCTGCTGGGTCCCGAGGCCCTGGTGTCCTGGGCGGATATGAACGGCGTCGACCAGTCACGCTCAGCATCCCTGCTGCTCGACGCAGTGGAAAAAGGAGCATTTTTGTTGGCTAACAATCTGTACGAAGGACGTTTCAGCGACAGGGCTCCAAATGTTG ATCTGGAGGTGTATGTGCTGAACACTGAGGCAGACATACAGGACCTGACCTTCCCCCACTCCTACGACAGTGACAGCATCCTCCAGATATCAGCACTGGCCCTGCAACAGTACAGCAGCAACG GCCAAGTGAAGCTGGTCCTCACGCTGTATAAGAACCTCGGCTCCTTCCTGACCACCCAGAACTCAACCCTGAGACTCAGTCTAGGTTTAGGGCAGGTCTCCGAAACGAGACGCAGGACCCTCGTTGTTAACTCCCATGTTATCTCTGCCTCTGTGCACAGAGGAGCTAGCAGAGTCTACCTCTCTGAGCCGGTCATCTTCACCCTCAGACACCTCCAG TTGGAGAACCACTTTGGCCCCAACTGCTCTTTCTGGAATTCATCAGGTGTCTCTGGGAACGGCAGGTGGTCCACACAGGGCTGCCGTCTATTACacaccaacaacacacacacaacctgtgCCTGCAACCACCTCTCCAGCTACGCTGTCCTCATGACCTATGAGCAACCCGCT TTTGGGGCTGGTGTTGAGGAACTTCTTGTCTTTGTGGTTTCCTGGGTCGGCATCTCGGTGGCTTTGGTGTGTTTGGTCACCTGCCTTACCACCCTCTGCTGCCAGGGGGCGCTTTGGCACACAGACCACAGTACCATCCACTGCAACCTGTGGGCAAACCTGGTCATCACCGAACTGCTCTTCATCGTCGGTGCCAACAGGACTCAGTACACA GTTGTGTGTTCCATCACAGCTGGCCTGCTGCACTTCTCCCTGCTGTCAGTGTTCTGCTGGTTGTGCCTGGAAGGTGTAGAGCTCTGTTTATTACAGCGGGAGGTATTTGAAGGCCACAACTCCAGGAGGAAGTATTTCTACCTGTGCGGTTACTCGATTCCCGGGCTGGTGGTGGCCGTGTCTGCAGCCATAGACTTCAGAGGCTATGGCTCAAAAACTGC ATGCTGGCTTCGCTCAGATAACTACTTCATCTGGAGTTTTCTTGGACCTGTCGGCGCCATCATCACG CTGAACCTGGTTATCTTGGTGATGACCCTGCACAGAatgcacagcacagcagaatTAAAGCCAGACTCTGGTCGCCATGACAATCTGAG GGCCTGGGCAGTGGGCTCCCTGACTCTGCTCTTCCTGCAGAGTGTCACCTGGTCCTCAGGCCTGATGTTCTTGTCCGCTCCGTCTCTCCTTCTGGCGtacctcttctcctccctcaacACGGCTCAGGCCCTCCTTATTACAATACTGCACTGCAGCCTGGCCAGGAAG GGTCAGAAAGACTACAGCAGATGCCTGCGTCTCTCGCAGTGCTGcatcacctcctcttccagctcGCCAGACTCCGTAAAGGGCGCAGCCCTGCGCTCAAACAGCCGCTACACCAGCAGCCAGAGTCGCCGCGCAACGGCGAACCGACAG AGTCGCATCAGGAGGATGTGGAACGACACCGTCCGCAGACAGACTGAGTCATCCTTCATCGCTGCAGATGTTAATAACACCCCCACGCTTAACCGAG CTCCTTTGGGGAACCATTTCCTGACTAATCCAGTGCTGCAGACCCATGCTGGAGCATCTCCCTATGACACAATGTTAGCACAAGGTTACAATCAACCCTTCAGTGCCACAG TAGGAACCTTCAGAAACAAACCGA AGGGGTGTGTGTCTCAGAGCCAGGATTCCCGTGGAGTGGACAGCGTTTGTCTGAATGGAGGATACACACCCAACACCTTCACCCTACATGGTCTGGGAACTACCCCCGGCTCTCGAGCTGGAGTGGTGGGCAGTGCTGACCTTTTAAGGGAGGGAGCAGTTGGGATGGGGAGCGATGAGATATCCCCAGCCCTCCTCACCCCTCACGGAGCCGCAGAGCTGGGAGGCGGCGCCGGGATGCGCCGTAACCTGTCTGACGCTGCAGCTCTGGAGAAGATGATCATCTCAGAGCTCGTGCAGAGCAATTTAAGGCCGTCGGTGGCGATGCCTGTTCCCCCTGAGCGCTACGGAAGCCTGGCCAGGCCCCACCACAGGTCGGCGCTCACCCACGCCACCACTTTAACTCCGCATGCACCAGAGGGTTGGTCGGCAACTATTACGCCAAGTACGCGCCGCAACGGACAAGAGGGCTGGTCACACGCTAAGCAACACACGCAAGATGCTGAGACGCATCCCACCATGAGGGGGCAAGACAGCTGGTCCCATTCCCGTGTTTCTGGAGACTGTGAATCACACGAGCCTCTAAAAGACACGGAGAGGGCTTTGCAAGGCACTCTGGGTCGCCGTGGACCGCAGGACAGGCAGCAAACACGCCCTCCTGATCTTCAGGCTCGGCCCTACGCGACCCTCAGCCGCACCCCAGGCACACTGTCCCGCCACCGCAACACAGGGGATTCCGGAAtggcagacagagacagggaaagagagCGAGATAGGTATCGAGAcaggcccctcccacctcccccgccGCCACCCCCGCAGGAGTCAGAGCCCCTGTACAACGCTCTGGAGGAGCCACTGCTGATGAAGCAGAGGGAGGCGGGCCTAGATGCGTGGAGAGGCAACCAGGACCGGGAAATGGACGAGACTTTTCTCTTAAAGAGGGACGGAATGATGGATGACTGGAGGGGAGTAAatgagagggggagggatgagCCTTTTACATCCCAGATGAGAGATGGGgagatggatgaatggagaGGCGGcatggagagaggaagggaagagcCTCACTTACTGGAGAAGAGAGGTGCAAAGATGGAGGTTTGGCAGGGAGGAGCAGACACGCAGCAGGGGGAGACGTTCATTACGCAGAAGAAGGATTTCGGGATGGACGGATGGCGCGGTGggatggaaagagagaaagacgAATCCTTCTTCATAAAGGAGCGAGACAGGTGGAGATCAGGGAATGAGTGGGATAATgagaaacagaaggaaagagCGGTCGACGTGTGGAGGGGCGGAATGGATGTCGACAAGGAGGAGCCCTTCCTGTTCGAGACCAAAGACAGAGGTCTCGATTCGAGGAAAAGGGGCTCCCTCCGTTACCACGCGGAGCGGGAAGATTCAGACGGCTTCGCTCtgcctctgacccctgacctcgaCCTCGATCCTGATTCCTCACCTATTTACGCCAGAGAGTCTAACCCTTCCCCGCTCTACCCCGGAGAGCGCAGCTCGCCGCCGCTCAGTATTTTCCCCCGAAGCTCCCCACCGGCTAATATCTTCTCGTCTCGAGAGGCCAACTCACCCCCGAACAATCTGTACTCCCAGCACTCCCCCCAAGTGTATAGCCGGAGCAGCTCCCCTCCGCGATTCTACACCCGCACCTCCCCTCCGACTCTCTCGTATCCTGACAGCAGCCCCGAAGGTCCAGAAGAGGTCAGTCCCACCGGACAGCCCCAGCGGCCCACTTTAGAACTACCCTACAGCCTCGGGCGACCTCCGCTTGGTCCTCGGCCCAATCACCTGCAGACCTTCTACCAGCCGCCACCGCTGGCATCCAATGGAGACGCCGTCTACACATCAGAGCCCACCTCCTCCGAAGGCGACGACGGACAGATGCAGCGCGTGACGAGTCTGTGA